A window of the Citrus sinensis cultivar Valencia sweet orange chromosome 9, DVS_A1.0, whole genome shotgun sequence genome harbors these coding sequences:
- the LOC102627100 gene encoding UPF0481 protein At3g47200-like, whose product MASEPADIVLDLVGEKLRRLTATPSDQFNIFKVPDVLRKLNEKAYEPEMLAIGPYHHGQEQLLAFEEHKTRYLKKLLERTRIPLSDYVMAMRALEERARKCYGGSTSLNRDEFVQMMLLDGCFIVEVIRKFRLKHLRGDDDPNFKLGWMLPSIARDMILLENQLPFFVIWKLFIMTDMPSDSRNESFLVMILRFFNGILPGKGCRRDIVYQVDVYPINEIKHLVHLIHENWLPSPAGVEAYRNNATNNSYWSFIGSATEIQEAGIHFRKVGVLKDDSLFDIKFENGVMKMPSLEIGDATETILQNFIAYEQCSQDLNLKHVIDYVEFLNCLINSSKDAELLRRRGIIENLLGDDEVIATLLNKLCDGVVLGERFYYREVFNKVILHCSRRRNKWMAKLRHNYFNTPWAIISVLAALFLLLLTLQQALFAVLSYYQQAQSH is encoded by the coding sequence ATGGCAAGTGAACCAGCTGACATAGTGCTTGATCTTGTTGGGGAAAAGCTTCGTCGTCTAACTGCTACGCCATCTGATCAGTTCAACATTTTCAAGGTGCCTGATGTACTGCGAAAGTTAAATGAAAAGGCTTACGAACCAGAAATGCTTGCAATCGGTCCTTATCATCACGGCCAAGAACAATTATTGGCCTTTGAAGAGCACAAAACTCGCTATCTTAAAAAACTTCTAGAGCGTACTCGTATACCTTTGTCAGACTATGTCATGGCCATGAGGGCATTGGAAGAAAGAGCTCGAAAGTGTTATGGAGGGTCCACAAGTTTAAACAGAGATGAGTTTGTGCAAATGATGCTTCTCGATGGTTGCTTTATTGTTGAGGTTATTCGCAAGTTTAGGTTGAAACATTTGAGAGGAGATGATGACCCAAATTTTAAACTAGGTTGGATGTTACCTTCCATAGCACGAGATATGATTTTGCTTGAGAATCAACTtccattttttgttatttggaAGTTGTTTATCATGACTGACATGCCTAGTGATTCAAGGAACGAAAGCTTTCTTGTCATGATCCTGCGTTTTTTCAATGGCATATTACCAGGGAAAGGTTGTCGAAGAGATATTGTTTATCAAGTTGATGTTTACCccataaatgaaataaaacatttggTCCATTTAATACACGAAAATTGGCTTCCTTCACCTGCAGGAGTTGAAGCATATAGGAATAACGCCACAAATAATAGTTACTGGAGCTTCATTGGTTCTGCCACAGAGATTCAAGAGGCTGGAATCCACTTCCGGAAGGTTGGGGTCCTTAAAGATGATTCCTTGTTCGATATTAAGTTCGAAAATGGGGTAATGAAGATGCCGTCCTTGGAAATTGGTGATGCTACAGAAACAATTTTACAGAATTTCATTGCATACGAGCAGTGTTCCCAAGACTTAAATCTGAAGCATGTAATCGATTATGTCGAATTCCTGAACTGCCTCATCAATTCTTCAAAGGATGCTGAATTACTCCGCCGTCGTGGAATAATTGAGAATTTGTTAGGAGATGATGAAGTGATTGCAACCTTATTGAACAAGCTTTGTGATGGCGTTGTACTCGGTGAGAGGTTCTATTACCGTGAGGTTTTCAACAAAGTGATTTTGCATTGCAGTAGGCGTCGTAATAAGTGGATGGCCAAGTTGAGGCACAATTATTTCAACACTCCATGGGCAATCATCTCCGTTCTTGCTGCTCTTTTCCTACTTCTCCTAACGTTGCAGCAAGCTCTGTTTGCAGTTCTTTCTTATTATCAACAAGCGCAAAGCCATTGA